From Myotis daubentonii chromosome 7, mMyoDau2.1, whole genome shotgun sequence, a single genomic window includes:
- the CAPN10 gene encoding calpain-10 isoform X11 — MNNSTCPITSSPLVTNIFYAYLGLLLVLGLLLNGLALWVFCCRLRKWTETHIYMVNLAVADLCLLCTLPFMFFSMNKDNSDDTVLCQLSQGIYLANRYMSISLIMAIAVDRYVAVRHPLCGRGLRSPKQAGAVCAVLWVLVVSSLLLRWVLKDQEGGFCFGNPSRQKPQTVVFSLLGFYLPLAVLVFCSLQVVTALGRRPAADGGQVEATRKAACMVWANLVVFVVCFLPLHVVLTWRLATGLNTCVIQDTLHITTKVSDANCCLDAICYYYMTKEFQEASALAGTPTAQAHKSQDSLCVTVA, encoded by the coding sequence aTGAACAACAGCACCTGCCCCATCACCAGCTCCCCGCTGGTCACAAACATCTTCTACGCCTACCTGggcctgctgctggtgctgggccTGCTGCTCAACGGCCTGGCGCTCTGGGTGTTCTGCTGCCGCCTGCGCAAGTGGACAGAGACCCACATCTACATGGTCAACCTGGCCGTGGCCGACCTCTGCCTGCTCTGCACTCTGCCCTTTATGTTCTTCTCCATGAATAAGGACAACAGTGATGACACGGTACTCTGCCAGCTCTCCCAGGGCATCTAcctggccaacaggtacatgagcATCAGCCTGATCATGGCCATCGCTGTGGACCGCTACGTGGCTGTGCGGCACCCGCTGTGTGGCCGCGGGCTCCGCTCCCCGAAGCAGGCCGGGGCCGTGTGTGCAGTGCTCTGGGTGCTGGTGGTCAGCTCCCTGCTGCTTCGCTGGGTCCTGAAGGACCAAGAGGGTGGCTTCTGCTTTGGGAACCCCTCCCGGCAAAAGCCCCAAACCGTGGTCTTCTCCCTGTTGGGCTTCTACCTGCCGCTGGCCGTGCTGGTCTTCTGCTCTCTGCAGGTGGTGACTGCCCTGGGCCGGAGGCCAGCTGCCGACGGGGGCCAGGTGGAGGCCACCCGGAAGGCTGCCTGCATGGTCTGGGCAAACCTGGTGGTGTTCGTGGTCTGCTTCCTGCCCTTGCACGTGGTGCTGACGTGGCGATTGGCCACAGGCCTGAACACCTGTGTCATTCAGGACACCCTCCACATTACTACCAAGGTCTCGGATGCCAATTGCTGCCTGGACGCCATCTGCTACTACTACATGACCAAGGAGTTCCAGGAGGCGTCTGCATTAGCCGGGACTCCCACTGCCCAGGCTCACAAGAGCCAGGActctctgtgtgtgactgtggcCTAG
- the LOC132238828 gene encoding G-protein coupled receptor 35-like gives MVPMADGPGNNSNSCSTDRGTLSQVATIASICLILVLGLLLNSLALWVFCCRMRRWTETRIYMVNLVVADCLLLLSLPGVLHTLGQGVGAQEGPLCRVLQSFYYVNTYMSMWLLTAIATDRYAALHFPLRARAWRGPRQAALTCAALWLLVIGAVALPVAWLRPGESFCFGRGHTRGPKALIFSLLLFFLPLLILSFCSSQVLRRLHREWTRAQPQATTPILKALCVVMANLVTFVLCFLPLHVALLAKLVAQWMNAACPTIQRVATFVQVASRIANANCCLDAVCYYFVAAEFQEETTDPVHTMFIWHLAAPGEVAGGFISVPNHTADCSSSRTDHLHECSLLGRHQQLTTSVTRMDSYWECRVLDAVLCPPYRRSSSAMAGAQYPRLQWTDRASLIHRIIQGCWGEACCPPSGVDFAPLPGGTLWER, from the exons ATGGTGCCTATGGCCGATGGCCCTGGGAACAACTCTAACAGCTGCAGCACAGACAGGGGCACCCTGTCGCAGGTGGCGACCATCGCCTCCATCTGCCTCATCCTGGTGCTGGGCCTGCTGCTCAATAGCCTGGCGCTCTGGGTGTTCTGCTGTCGCATGCGCAGGTGGACGGAGACCCGCATCTACATGGTCAACCTGGTGGTGGCTGactgcctgctgctgctgagcCTGCCGGGAGTCCTGCACACGctgggccagggggtgggggcccaGGAGGGCCCCCTGTGCAGGGTCCTGCAGAGCTTCTATTATGTCAACACCTACATGAGCATGTGGCTCCTCACAGCCATCGCCACTGACCGCTATGCCGCCCTGCACTTTCCCCTGCGGGCCCGGGCTTGGCGTGGCCCCCGCCAGGCTGCCCTCACCTGCGCAGCCCTCTGGCTGCTGGTCATCGGGGCTGTGGCCCTGCCCGTCGCCTGGCTGCGTCCAGGGGAGAGCTTCTGCTTTGGGCGGGGTCACACACGGGGCCCCAAGGCTCTCATCTTCTCCctgctcctcttcttcctcccgcTGCTCATCCTGAGCTTCTGCTCCAGCCAGGTGCTCCGGCGCCTCCACCGTGAGTGGACTCGGGCGCAGCCCCAGGCCACCACCCCCATCCTCAAGGCCCTCTGCGTGGTGATGGCCAACTTGGTCACCTTTGTGCTCTGCTTCCTCCCACTGCACGTGGCCTTGCTGGCCAAGCTCGTGGCCCAGTGGATGAATGCAGCCTGCCCCACCATCCAGAGGGTGGCCACCTTTGTGCAGGTGGCCTCCCGCATTGCCAACGCCAACTGCTGCCTGGACGCTGTCTGCTACTATTTCGTGGCCGCAGAGttccaggaggag ACCACTGACCCTGTCCACACCATGTTCATCTGGCATCTGGCCGCTCCCGGGGAGGTGGCAGGGGGCTTCATCAGCGTCCCCAATCACACAGCCGATTGTAGTTCTTCCAGGACGGACCACCTGCACGAGTGCAGCCTGCTGGGCAGACACCAGCAG CTGACCACCTCAGTGACCCGCATGGACAGTTACTGGGAGTGTCGGGTTCTGGACGCTGTGCTGTGCCCTCCATACAGAAGATCCTCCTCGGCCATGGCAGGTGCCCAGTACCCCAGGTTACAGTGGACAGACCGTGCCAGCCTCATCCACAGGATCATTCAGGGTTGCTGGGGTGAAGCCTGTTGTCCTCCAAGTGGTGTGGACTTTGCCCCCCTGCCTGGTGGCACACTCTGGGAGCGCTGA